The Bacteroidota bacterium genome contains a region encoding:
- the trxA gene encoding thioredoxin yields MENSFDIKDFQQEVIQESKKRPVLVDFWASWCQPCKILGPVLESIADENKEKFLFKKLNTEEFKDVAKEYNISSIPAVKLFVDGEVKAEFSGAQPKRNIEKWLDENIPLASQQELDEIKQELTHGFNKSIRQRLAKLIYEDDKLDEARILLAKNILFEEGNIAKEMVIMIQAFSHYYKDAEAIINYADFLSISEESIEAGPFKEKLVNAINGAKNSDFDKVFENLINIVMINKEFMDEVARKVCVALFILLGPDHDMTLKYRRRFDMSLY; encoded by the coding sequence ATGGAGAACTCATTTGATATAAAAGATTTTCAACAAGAAGTAATTCAAGAAAGCAAAAAAAGGCCTGTATTGGTTGATTTTTGGGCCAGTTGGTGTCAGCCATGTAAAATATTAGGTCCTGTGCTTGAAAGCATTGCTGACGAAAATAAAGAAAAGTTTTTGTTCAAAAAGCTGAATACAGAAGAGTTTAAGGATGTTGCAAAGGAATACAACATAAGTAGCATTCCTGCAGTAAAGCTTTTTGTGGATGGCGAGGTAAAAGCTGAATTTTCAGGTGCCCAGCCAAAACGCAATATTGAAAAATGGCTGGATGAAAATATTCCATTGGCAAGTCAGCAAGAGTTGGACGAAATAAAGCAAGAGCTTACTCATGGATTTAATAAATCAATTCGTCAGCGCCTGGCAAAATTAATTTACGAGGACGACAAATTGGATGAAGCAAGAATTTTGTTAGCCAAAAATATTCTATTTGAAGAAGGGAATATTGCCAAAGAAATGGTGATAATGATACAGGCTTTTAGTCATTATTATAAAGATGCTGAAGCTATTATCAACTATGCTGATTTTCTGTCAATTTCAGAGGAGTCAATAGAAGCGGGACCTTTTAAAGAAAAGCTAGTCAATGCTATAAATGGTGCAAAGAATTCTGACTTTGATAAAGTGTTTGAAAACCTGATCAATATTGTCATGATCAATAAGGAGTTTATGGATGAAGTTGCCAGAAAAGTCTGTGTTGCCTTGTTTATATTATTAGGCCCCGATCATGATATGACACTAAAATACAGACGCAGATTTGATATGTCGCTCTATTAA
- a CDS encoding histidine kinase — translation MISAVGKNKTVILYFSLWIAVAIVHVLILGLGYNKPFVYAVFDSLVFNALFALLGIGLWYIAMYSNLKKTAVIEIIIHHLTATTVAVIVWLSAGFFILKQVLQIDAEYEAFLMSTRTTRIISGVLYYAILMSIFYLIISLRELEERIKHESRLNEQLREAELKSLRSQIRPHFLFNSLNSISSLTISDAAKAQEMVIKLSEFMRYSLTQLDEQLINLKEELYHVKLYLDIEKVRFGKKLIIEYHIDEQCEAFKVPALILQPLVENAIKYGVYESLNESKIIIATKCEGNFLHIEVKNYYDPDSVQRKGTGTGLANITKRLSTIYGRTDLISIDKQDNNFIVELNIPGYAKT, via the coding sequence ATGATATCAGCTGTAGGTAAAAATAAAACAGTAATCCTCTATTTTTCGCTGTGGATAGCGGTTGCTATTGTGCATGTGCTTATACTTGGCTTGGGTTATAATAAACCTTTTGTATATGCTGTGTTCGACAGTCTTGTTTTTAATGCCTTGTTTGCTTTGCTGGGAATTGGACTTTGGTATATTGCCATGTATTCAAATCTTAAGAAAACAGCAGTCATTGAAATTATTATACATCATTTAACAGCAACTACTGTTGCCGTAATTGTTTGGTTGAGTGCTGGTTTCTTTATTTTGAAGCAAGTATTACAAATTGATGCTGAATATGAGGCATTTTTAATGAGCACGCGCACCACAAGAATCATTAGTGGAGTTCTGTATTATGCCATTTTGATGTCCATTTTTTATTTGATTATAAGCTTAAGAGAACTTGAGGAGCGCATCAAACACGAATCCAGATTGAACGAACAATTGCGTGAAGCCGAATTGAAATCTTTACGCTCTCAAATACGACCTCATTTTTTATTTAATAGTTTGAATTCTATCAGCTCACTAACTATTTCAGATGCAGCCAAGGCACAAGAAATGGTCATTAAATTGTCAGAGTTTATGCGTTACTCATTAACTCAACTTGATGAACAATTGATAAACTTGAAAGAAGAGCTATACCATGTAAAACTTTATCTGGATATTGAGAAAGTACGCTTTGGAAAAAAACTAATTATTGAATACCATATTGATGAGCAATGCGAAGCATTTAAAGTACCCGCTTTGATATTACAGCCTTTGGTTGAAAACGCTATTAAGTATGGTGTTTATGAATCGCTTAATGAAAGTAAAATCATAATCGCAACAAAATGCGAAGGAAATTTTCTGCATATAGAAGTGAAAAACTATTACGATCCTGACTCTGTTCAGCGAAAAGGAACAGGAACCGGTTTGGCCAATATCACCAAACGCTTATCAACTATATATGGTCGCACTGATTTGATTTCCATTGACAAGCAAGATAATAATTTTATTGTGGAACTTAATATTCCTGGATATGCAAAAACTTAG
- a CDS encoding response regulator transcription factor produces the protein MQKLSVLIVDDESLARDLVKTYLQDIPDIQIVGECENGFEALNSIQKNKPDLVFLDVQMPKINGFELLEVLEEKPAIIFTTAFDQYAIKAFDMSAIDYLLKPFSKERFLKALEKAKEQLTLKEQQPSLDDLREKIDNNNESLDRMVVRHAGKIVVLAIDSLQYFEAQDNYVMIYTENGKYLKDKSMKFYEEHLPKGDFIRIHRSYIVAVNQIESVEQYSKDTHLVILKSGAKLRTSASGYKRLREIF, from the coding sequence ATGCAAAAACTTAGCGTTTTAATTGTTGATGATGAGTCGTTGGCAAGGGATTTAGTAAAAACCTATTTGCAGGATATTCCTGATATACAAATTGTTGGCGAATGTGAAAATGGTTTTGAAGCCTTGAATTCTATACAAAAAAACAAGCCTGATCTTGTTTTTCTGGATGTGCAGATGCCCAAAATAAACGGCTTTGAATTACTGGAAGTATTGGAAGAAAAACCTGCCATTATTTTTACAACAGCATTCGATCAATACGCAATTAAAGCGTTTGACATGAGTGCCATTGATTATTTGCTAAAACCATTTTCAAAAGAGCGATTTCTGAAAGCTTTGGAAAAGGCAAAAGAGCAATTAACGTTGAAAGAACAGCAACCCAGTCTGGATGATTTAAGGGAAAAAATAGATAACAATAACGAAAGCTTGGATCGGATGGTGGTTCGACATGCAGGTAAAATAGTTGTATTAGCTATTGATAGCCTGCAATATTTTGAGGCACAAGACAACTATGTTATGATTTATACTGAAAATGGCAAATATTTGAAGGATAAATCGATGAAATTCTATGAAGAGCATTTACCGAAGGGAGACTTCATTCGAATTCACAGAAGTTATATTGTGGCCGTGAACCAAATTGAATCTGTTGAGCAATATTCCAAAGACACGCATTTGGTAATTTTAAAATCAGGTGCAAAATTAAGGACCAGTGCCAGTGGCTATAAAAGGTTAAGAGAGATTTTCTAA
- the aprB gene encoding adenylyl-sulfate reductase subunit beta yields MPSFVITDKCDGCKAQDKTACQYICPNDLMLLNKETNKAYNRAPEMCWECYNCVKICPTQAVEVRGYADFMPMGGVVQPLRSSDSIMWSVKFRSGKVKRFKFPIRTIAEGSAKPDADMKTDSEDIKSPMLRTEPESLGTSELQKL; encoded by the coding sequence ATGCCAAGTTTTGTAATTACCGATAAATGTGATGGTTGTAAAGCACAGGATAAAACAGCCTGCCAATACATATGCCCAAACGACCTCATGCTTCTGAATAAAGAAACAAATAAAGCTTATAATCGGGCTCCCGAAATGTGTTGGGAGTGTTATAACTGTGTAAAAATTTGTCCAACTCAGGCCGTTGAGGTTAGGGGATATGCCGATTTTATGCCTATGGGAGGAGTGGTTCAACCACTTAGAAGTTCTGACTCCATTATGTGGTCGGTTAAGTTTAGGAGTGGAAAGGTCAAGCGATTTAAGTTTCCTATTCGCACAATTGCTGAAGGAAGTGCTAAGCCAGATGCAGATATGAAAACGGACTCTGAAGATATCAAAAGTCCGATGTTGCGCACAGAGCCTGAATCTTTAGGCACATCTGAATTACAAAAATTATAA
- the aprA gene encoding adenylyl-sulfate reductase subunit alpha encodes MDQFEQVEVTTDLLILGGGMSACGAAFEAAHWAKKNNLKVTVVDKAAMDRSGAVAMGLSAINLYLGLKDGENTIEDYVKYVKTDLMGITRDDLVANIARHVDGSVHLFEKWGLPIWKDDEGNYVREGRWQVMINGESYKTIVAEAAKNALSEMAEYGEYYERVFITNPIMDGDRVAGAIGFSVREKKVYIFKAKAVISAMGGAVHVFKPRNVGEGLGRSWYPPFNSGASTYFTMKAGAEMTCQEVRFVPIRFKDGYGPVGAWYLLFKAKSTNAAGEEYMETNKAELEKWGVYGKSKPIPTSLRNHLMLIDERKGKGPFYMQTAEAIKKIAEEEGDEKAAKRKLKHLENEAWEDFLDMTISQALLWASTDVFPEEKASEIAPTEPYFISSHSGASGAWVSGPEDMEGYHWGYPNMTTIKGLFACGDSSGASSHKFSSGSFTEGRIAGKAAVNFILDNNALPNFDDAIIEEMKAEMLKPLALFEEHKDHSTDKDINPNFIKPKMFMFRLQKIMDEYAGGAGSSFMTSQKLLEKGLEFLTYMEEDSTKLAAEDLHELMRVWENIHRMSQAFAHVHSVMFREETRWPGYYLRTDFPNLKEDEWKCYVNCKRDPETGEFEVFKKEMIELVKLEE; translated from the coding sequence ATAGATCAATTCGAACAAGTTGAGGTAACAACTGATTTGCTTATTCTTGGTGGAGGTATGTCAGCCTGTGGTGCTGCTTTTGAAGCAGCTCATTGGGCAAAGAAAAATAATCTGAAAGTGACTGTAGTAGATAAAGCTGCCATGGACAGAAGCGGTGCAGTGGCTATGGGGCTTTCTGCGATCAACCTTTATCTGGGTTTGAAAGATGGTGAAAATACCATAGAAGATTATGTGAAATATGTGAAGACCGACCTCATGGGAATTACCCGTGATGATTTGGTTGCTAACATTGCCCGACATGTAGACGGATCCGTTCATTTGTTCGAAAAATGGGGATTGCCCATCTGGAAAGATGACGAAGGGAATTATGTACGTGAAGGTCGCTGGCAGGTCATGATCAATGGTGAATCATACAAAACCATAGTGGCTGAGGCAGCCAAGAATGCCTTATCCGAAATGGCAGAATATGGTGAATATTATGAAAGAGTATTCATTACCAATCCCATTATGGATGGCGATAGAGTGGCTGGAGCAATTGGTTTCAGTGTACGTGAAAAGAAAGTTTATATTTTCAAAGCCAAAGCAGTTATTTCAGCCATGGGAGGAGCTGTTCATGTATTTAAACCTCGCAATGTTGGCGAAGGTTTAGGTCGTAGTTGGTATCCTCCATTTAACTCAGGTGCTTCAACTTATTTTACAATGAAAGCAGGTGCTGAGATGACTTGTCAGGAAGTGCGTTTTGTTCCTATTCGTTTTAAAGATGGATATGGGCCTGTTGGCGCTTGGTATCTTTTATTCAAAGCCAAATCGACCAATGCTGCTGGTGAAGAATATATGGAAACCAATAAAGCTGAATTGGAGAAGTGGGGAGTATATGGAAAGTCCAAACCCATTCCAACGAGCCTCCGAAATCACCTGATGTTGATTGATGAACGAAAAGGAAAGGGTCCTTTTTATATGCAAACAGCAGAAGCCATTAAAAAAATAGCTGAAGAAGAAGGAGATGAAAAAGCGGCCAAAAGAAAACTCAAGCATCTGGAAAACGAGGCATGGGAAGATTTTCTGGATATGACTATCAGTCAGGCTTTACTTTGGGCATCTACCGATGTTTTCCCAGAAGAAAAAGCATCTGAAATTGCACCTACAGAACCCTATTTCATTAGCTCACACTCTGGAGCTTCGGGTGCATGGGTAAGTGGGCCAGAAGACATGGAAGGATATCATTGGGGTTATCCAAACATGACCACAATTAAAGGACTTTTTGCCTGTGGCGATTCTTCCGGAGCATCCAGTCATAAGTTTTCGTCCGGTTCTTTTACCGAAGGACGAATTGCTGGAAAAGCAGCTGTTAATTTTATACTCGACAACAATGCGCTTCCAAACTTTGATGATGCTATAATCGAAGAAATGAAAGCAGAAATGCTTAAACCATTAGCACTTTTTGAAGAACATAAAGATCATTCTACAGATAAAGATATAAACCCGAACTTCATCAAACCCAAGATGTTTATGTTCCGTTTACAAAAAATAATGGACGAATATGCAGGTGGAGCCGGTTCCTCCTTTATGACTTCACAAAAGCTTTTAGAAAAAGGCTTGGAGTTTCTCACGTATATGGAAGAAGATTCAACAAAACTGGCTGCTGAAGATTTGCATGAACTTATGCGGGTATGGGAAAATATACACCGGATGAGCCAAGCTTTTGCTCATGTACATTCAGTGATGTTCAGGGAAGAAACACGCTGGCCGGGCTATTATTTGCGCACCGATTTTCCAAACCTTAAAGAGGACGAATGGAAGTGTTATGTCAACTGCAAACGCGATCCTGAAACAGGCGAATTTGAAGTCTTCAAAAAGGAAATGATAGAGTTGGTGAAGTTGGAAGAGTAA